A segment of the Leptolyngbya sp. NIES-3755 genome:
TCGATGAGCAAGGCAACCGACTCTATCCCGGTAATCAAACCATTGGATCAGAACTCGGCTGGGCAGGTTCAATTATCGCTAGCAATGGACAGATCCCCCTTGCCGCCCAAATTTCTGATAGCTATCTAAAATATCTCGCCTTTCCGAAGAGTCCTCCACCCTCGTTCTCGTATAGGGACTGGCAATTTACTCGTGAAGGCTTTGATCAGTTGCGTCCGTTGGGCAAAGTCTACAATGCGACGAATCCGAATTTGAGGGCATTTCGAGACCGTGGAGGAAAACTGCTGCTCTATCATGGTTGGGCTGATCCAGCGATTCCGCCTCAGGGTACGATCGCTTACTATCAAGCCGTGCAAGATACCCTTGGCGGACTCGCAAACGTGCAACAGTTTGCCCGATTGTTCCTGCTGCCGGGGATGTATCACTGTCAAGGGGGAACAGGTCCGAGTCAGGTAGATTATCTCAGATCTTGCACCATTCCTGATAAGCGGGATTGGGTAGCGACTTGAGAACAATCTCAAACTGATAGCCAGCAGCAATCGGAACTGCTTCTTGGAGATATCGGAGAAACTGGAACCACAGCACAGAAGGAAACAAAATTGACAAAGCTAAATCACTGGCAACCTTCCAATCGAGTTGAGGGAGCAACGAACTTTGGTAAATCCAATGAACGAGGAGATAGGCAATCAGAGCCAGAATTAACCAACGATAGACCCCCTGCTTTGTCGATTGACCAAAGCGATGCAGACCAAAGCGATGCTTGATGGTTTTGAAGAAGGCTTCAATTGCCCACCGCTTGCGCCCCAAGCGCACGAGGTAGACTCCAGAGTAAGGATAGGTCGAAACCACAAAACGCAGTTCTCGTTTGCCATCAGCGAGTCTGAGCCAGAACCAGGAGACAGTCAGTGGGAAGTCAATGCCATCAAGCTTGATCTGCGCTCCTCGCCGATTGTGGCGATAAAGCTGTTTGAGATTACGCCCATCTTGTAATTTGCGGGTGCAGCGCATTCCGACCACCGCTCGCCAACGTCGATGCTTGACTGCTTTGAGAAAGTCAATCGTGCCAAACTCAGTGTCAGCGAGCACAATCACAGG
Coding sequences within it:
- a CDS encoding hypothetical protein (conserved hypothetical protein;~similar to AA sequence:cyanobase_aa:AM1_A0223) is translated as METIAVHAQSLVYSLLCLMPSAYQKASLNALFGLFLEALGHPLPQSTQVKSASSLSRFLNHYSWSTRSVIRATRKAIFDQLRQHPSRRDLPLRVLIDLTTLEKCGKFLHLSTPTQNPDAPDPWVRMLNSKRGLHLVVLYLNLGNWRIPWSFRVWRGKGQASPAQLACKLLATVPTDLAAGAPVIVLADTEFGTIDFLKAVKHRRWRAVVGMRCTRKLQDGRNLKQLYRHNRRGAQIKLDGIDFPLTVSWFWLRLADGKRELRFVVSTYPYSGVYLVRLGRKRWAIEAFFKTIKHRFGLHRFGQSTKQGVYRWLILALIAYLLVHWIYQSSLLPQLDWKVASDLALSILFPSVLWFQFLRYLQEAVPIAAGYQFEIVLKSLPNPAYQEWCKI